The following proteins are co-located in the Raphanus sativus cultivar WK10039 unplaced genomic scaffold, ASM80110v3 Scaffold0428, whole genome shotgun sequence genome:
- the LOC108844347 gene encoding small polypeptide DEVIL 16-like: MAPEENSTCEPCQTFGQKCSHVVKKQRTKFYILRRCIAMLVCWRDNNHDPNDS, translated from the coding sequence ATGGCACCAGAGGAGAATAGCACCTGTGAGCCTTGCCAAACGTTCGGGCAAAAGTGCAGTCATGTCGTGAAGAAACAAAGAACCAAGTTTTATATTCTTCGCCGTTGCATCGCTATGTTAGTCTGCTGGCGTGACAACAACCACGACCCAAACGACTCTTGA
- the LOC108845339 gene encoding LOW QUALITY PROTEIN: cytochrome P450 705A22-like (The sequence of the model RefSeq protein was modified relative to this genomic sequence to represent the inferred CDS: inserted 2 bases in 2 codons): MAAATSIVDFENGFIFIILCLFSYLCYYFFFFKKPNDSQEGCAHLPPSPPSLPIIGHLHLLISLLLHKSLQKLSTKYGPIIYLRVLNVPIVLVSSASVVHEIFRAQDMNVSTRSLPTNEGSLFFGSYGFVTAPYGDYWKSIKKLITTKLLGPQALERSRGVRADEVNRFYLNLADKARKKESVEIGEEARKLITSNMCKMLVGIKSDDQVEKVRCLVAETDVMSKKFVFAAILRKPLARLGISLFKKDLASISRRYDEVLEKILVEYEEEHNQSSEVLDLLLEACQESNITRNHIKALFVDLFIAGTDTSTNTIQWTMAEIFNNPKILERLREEIDSVIENNNTTRLIQETDLPNLPYLQAVVKEGLRLHPPAPLVLRSFQEGCKVRGFDVLEKTTLIVNCYAVMRDPDIWEYPEEFKPERFLPSSSGSFQEEXLKYVPFGXGRRGCPGSNLAYLSVGTAVGVMVQCFDWKIQVDKVNMEEARGTMTLSMAHPLKCTPLLRNVNPLPSIP; the protein is encoded by the exons ATGGCAGCAGCAACTTCCATCGTTGACTTTGAAAACGGTTTCATCTTTATCATCCTTTGCCTCTTTTCATATCTCTGTtactatttcttcttcttcaagaaaCCAAATGACTCACAAGAAGGCTGTGCTCATCTGCCTCCCAGCCCTCCATCGCTTCCAATCATCGGTCATCttcaccttctcatctctcTTCTACTCCACAAATCTTTACAGAAACTGTCCACCAAGTACGGACCAATCATCTATCTTCGTGTCTTAAATGTCCCCATAGTCCTCGTCTCCTCTGCCTCGGTAGTCCATGAGATCTTTAGGGCGCAAGACATGAACGTTTCCACTCGCAGCCTACCTACGAACGAAGGGTCTCTTTTCTTTGGATCTTACGGGTTCGTCACTGCTCCTTATGGAGATTACTGGAAATCCATAAAGAAGCTCATCACCACCAAGCTCCTTGGACCTCAGGCTCTAGAGAGGTCACGAGGGGTCCGTGCAGATGAGGTAAATCGGTTTTACTTGAATCTTGCAGACAAGGCAAGGAAGAAAGAGAGCGTTGAGATTGGTGAGGAAGCTAGGAAGCTAATAACCAGCAACATGTGCAAGATGCTTGTGGGAATTAAGAGTGATGATCAAGTAGAGAAAGTGAGGTGCTTAGTGGCTGAAACAGATGTCATGTCAAAGAAGTTTGTCTTCGCGGCCATCTTGCGCAAGCCGCTTGCCAGGCTCGGTATCTCACTTTTCAAAAAGGATTTAGCGAGTATTTCCCGCAGGTACGACGAGGTGTTGGAGAAGATTCTTGTGGAATACGAAGAGGAGCATAATCAAAGTAGTGAGGTTTTGGACCTACTATTGGAAGCTTGTCAAGAGTCTAATATTACTAGGAACCATATCAAGGCCTTGTTtgtg GATCTTTTCATTGCAGGTACTGACACCTCAACGAACACTATACAGTGGACCATGGCAGAGATTTTCAACAACCCgaagatacttgagagactgAGAGAAGAAATTGATTCGGTTATAGAGAATAATAATACTACAAGGTTGATTCAGGAAACAGATCTGCCAAACCTTCCGTATTTGCAAGCTGTCGTCAAGGAAGGACTGAGATTGCACCCACCGGCACCTCTTGTGTTAAGGAGCTTCCAAGAAGGATGTAAGGTCAGGGGCTTTGATGTGTTGGAGAAGACAACACTTATCGTTAACTGCTATGCTGTGATGAGAGATCCTGATATCTGGGAATACCCTGAGGAGTTCAAGCCTGAGAGGTTTTTGCCTTCTTCCTCAGGATCATTTCAAGAGG GTCTAAAATACGTTCCTTTCG GCGGAAGGAGAGGCTGTCCTGGATCAAATCTAGCTTATCTTTCTGTAGGAACCGCAGTTGGAGTCATGGTGCAGTGTTTTGATTGGAAAATCCAAGTAGATAAGGTTAACATGGAAGAGGCTCGTGGAACAATGACGTTGAGTATGGCTCATCCCCTTAAGTGCACTCCTCTTCTTCGAAATGTAAACCCTTTGCCTTCCATTCCCTAG